Proteins from one Paenibacillus amylolyticus genomic window:
- a CDS encoding helix-turn-helix domain-containing protein, with the protein MTEHRETSAPKKYKVGVEAALEVMGGKWKPLIIYHLMTGRKRTSELRRLIPDITQKMLTTQLRGLEKDEIVQRKVYSEVPPKVEYELTDYGWGLKPALDHLCYWGEDHLDKIHGDKFKVLEDFDSEEKGAGR; encoded by the coding sequence ATGACGGAACATAGAGAAACAAGTGCTCCAAAGAAATATAAAGTAGGCGTGGAAGCGGCTTTGGAAGTGATGGGTGGGAAGTGGAAGCCATTGATTATCTATCACTTGATGACTGGACGGAAACGCACGTCAGAGCTTCGACGATTGATACCGGACATTACGCAGAAGATGCTGACAACACAGCTCAGAGGTCTCGAAAAGGACGAGATTGTGCAGCGCAAGGTATATTCGGAGGTTCCTCCCAAAGTGGAGTATGAGTTAACGGATTACGGCTGGGGACTTAAGCCTGCCTTGGACCATTTGTGTTATTGGGGAGAAGATCATCTGGACAAAATCCACGGGGATAAATTTAAGGTTCTGGAAGACTTTGATTCCGAAGAGAAGGGGGCGGGAAGATGA
- a CDS encoding carbohydrate ABC transporter permease — protein sequence MYHKTMPYRIFSIFNNVLLTLLSLLCLLPLYHLLMVSLSASAPANAGLVTFWPIGFTLEAYAKTFANTNFLSSLWVSVERTVLGTGLALIVNTLAAYALSKETRVFRARNIYLWYFVITMLFSGGLIPGYILILKLGLMNTLLALILPGLVAVFNIILLLNFFRTVPKDLEEAAFIDGAGHLQTFIKIYLPVSVPVIATVSLFMMVGHWNAYFDGIIYIRDAEKLPLATFMQTIIVQADMSKLDPEAVKNLSQRTIRASQIFISALPILLVYPFLQRYFVTGIVVGAVKE from the coding sequence ATGTATCATAAAACGATGCCTTACCGCATATTCAGCATATTCAACAATGTGTTACTGACCCTGCTTTCACTGCTCTGCTTGCTGCCTTTGTATCACTTGCTCATGGTATCTCTTAGCGCATCTGCACCTGCGAATGCTGGTCTCGTCACGTTCTGGCCGATTGGATTTACATTGGAGGCGTATGCAAAAACATTTGCCAATACCAACTTCCTTTCCTCCTTGTGGGTATCCGTGGAGCGGACGGTACTCGGTACAGGGCTTGCGTTAATCGTTAATACGCTTGCAGCCTACGCACTTTCCAAGGAGACGCGGGTGTTCCGCGCACGTAACATCTATCTGTGGTATTTTGTCATCACGATGCTGTTCAGCGGTGGCCTCATTCCGGGGTATATCCTGATTCTGAAGCTGGGACTGATGAACACATTGCTGGCTTTGATCTTGCCGGGATTGGTTGCGGTGTTCAACATCATTCTGTTGCTGAATTTCTTCCGTACCGTTCCGAAGGATCTGGAGGAAGCTGCATTTATCGATGGCGCAGGTCACTTGCAGACGTTTATCAAAATCTATCTGCCGGTCTCCGTACCTGTTATTGCAACGGTTTCGCTCTTCATGATGGTCGGGCATTGGAACGCATATTTCGACGGAATCATCTACATCCGTGATGCGGAAAAGCTGCCACTCGCGACATTCATGCAGACGATCATCGTGCAGGCCGATATGTCGAAGCTTGATCCAGAAGCGGTGAAGAACCTGTCCCAACGGACCATTCGGGCTTCGCAGATCTTTATCAGCGCACTGCCGATCTTGTTAGTGTATCCGTTCCTGCAACGTTATTTTGTAACGGGGATCGTGGTTGGTGCTGTTAAGGAGTAG
- a CDS encoding cation diffusion facilitator family transporter, with translation MSGHQHSHNHGHDHAHTTNNKKVLLFSFIIITVYMIVEAIGGFITNSLALISDAGHMLSDSIALGIALLAFTFGEKAVNTGKTYGYRRFEILAATLNGITLIAIALYIFYEAIGRFINPPEVATVGMLIISVIGLLVNILVAWIMMRGSDTENNLNMRGAYLHVISDMLGSVGAIAAALLMMFFGWGWADPLASVIVAALVLRSGFYVTKSSLHILMEGTPANVDVNDLVQTIKQVDGVKGVHDVHVWSITSNLNALTAHIVVDGTMDVYASEILVQKIEHMLEHKEIKHVTLQVESEKHLHDTSVLCTVKGDAPDAHAHHHH, from the coding sequence ATGTCTGGACATCAACACAGTCATAACCATGGGCACGATCACGCTCACACCACCAATAACAAAAAAGTATTGTTGTTTTCCTTCATTATTATTACCGTCTATATGATTGTTGAAGCCATTGGCGGATTCATAACCAACAGTCTCGCACTTATTTCGGATGCAGGCCATATGTTGTCCGATTCCATTGCACTCGGGATCGCTTTGCTGGCGTTCACGTTTGGTGAAAAAGCCGTGAATACGGGCAAAACGTACGGGTACAGAAGATTTGAAATTTTGGCCGCTACGTTGAACGGAATCACGTTAATCGCCATTGCGCTCTACATTTTCTACGAAGCCATTGGCCGATTTATTAACCCGCCAGAAGTCGCAACCGTAGGTATGTTAATCATCAGCGTTATTGGTTTGCTCGTTAATATTCTGGTGGCTTGGATTATGATGCGTGGTAGCGATACGGAAAATAATCTGAATATGCGCGGTGCTTATCTGCATGTCATCAGCGACATGTTGGGATCGGTTGGGGCCATTGCGGCGGCACTGCTCATGATGTTCTTTGGCTGGGGTTGGGCCGATCCACTGGCAAGTGTAATTGTCGCGGCACTGGTATTGCGTAGTGGATTCTATGTCACCAAATCATCCCTGCATATCTTGATGGAAGGCACGCCGGCCAATGTGGATGTGAATGACCTGGTGCAGACCATTAAACAAGTCGATGGCGTCAAAGGCGTACACGATGTGCATGTCTGGTCCATTACCAGTAATCTGAATGCGCTGACCGCTCATATCGTGGTGGATGGAACGATGGATGTCTATGCATCCGAGATCCTGGTTCAGAAGATTGAACATATGCTGGAGCATAAAGAAATCAAACATGTGACCCTCCAAGTGGAGTCTGAGAAACATCTGCATGACACCTCGGTATTATGTACTGTCAAAGGCGACGCACCAGATGCTCACGCACATCATCACCATTGA
- a CDS encoding SpoIID/LytB domain-containing protein gives MLKMFKSVFVSCCMVSILTIPLASNAFATDSVKTISASDSILPTVVSDYVDAINNKDWDTFVHSYSPDRQQFYQGFPSKEQEKNKTGILSVESINVFEAKKLPSSNILEVEPYFADISSAYTDIGYYYVGFNYTVNKESEFFYNGVKYELIATGNLNGQEYIIGHENVYNIDELVALGYAFNSAAEQQANNVVKEREQGHIVNFENKSIEQTTIKEDAQHADLNQTVEENTIDLNQDFPETTTIKKPREQLNLEKAKNGGNAQSNSGDIQPLSATSTPSSFKLYITGSGTITNIGFDTYAKNVLPNEWYGSWKSESLKAGAVTIKTYAWYNATYPRKPATDYGAHLTDRWQNYQHYVPNSGQTTTNNAVNAVSGIFMVNSDGKVFDAQYRAGSEGDIGTAWGGVLSQWGTQYIAQNYPEYNYYTILSYYYSFSDKSSGYIQTGNY, from the coding sequence ATGTTAAAAATGTTCAAATCCGTATTTGTCTCATGTTGCATGGTATCGATTCTAACAATTCCACTAGCAAGTAACGCCTTTGCAACTGACTCGGTTAAGACCATAAGCGCATCTGACAGTATATTGCCTACCGTTGTTTCTGATTATGTCGACGCAATCAATAACAAAGACTGGGATACGTTTGTTCATTCTTATTCGCCTGATCGACAACAATTTTATCAAGGATTTCCAAGTAAAGAACAAGAAAAAAATAAAACAGGTATTTTATCTGTAGAATCTATCAATGTATTCGAGGCAAAAAAACTCCCTTCCAGTAATATACTAGAAGTAGAGCCCTATTTTGCTGACATCAGCTCAGCATACACGGATATCGGTTATTACTATGTAGGATTTAATTATACAGTTAATAAAGAAAGCGAATTCTTCTACAATGGTGTTAAATATGAGTTAATTGCAACAGGGAATCTAAACGGACAAGAATATATTATTGGTCATGAAAATGTTTATAATATTGACGAACTTGTAGCTCTTGGTTATGCCTTTAATTCAGCAGCTGAGCAACAAGCCAATAACGTAGTTAAAGAACGAGAACAGGGGCATATTGTAAACTTTGAGAATAAATCTATCGAGCAAACTACTATTAAAGAAGATGCGCAACATGCAGATTTAAACCAAACAGTAGAAGAAAATACTATAGATCTTAATCAGGATTTCCCTGAAACAACTACAATTAAGAAACCACGAGAACAATTGAATTTGGAAAAAGCTAAGAACGGAGGTAACGCTCAAAGTAATTCAGGTGATATCCAACCTTTAAGTGCTACGAGTACGCCATCATCATTTAAATTGTATATAACTGGTTCCGGAACAATCACTAATATAGGATTTGACACTTACGCAAAGAATGTATTGCCAAACGAGTGGTACGGATCATGGAAATCAGAGTCATTGAAAGCTGGAGCAGTAACAATTAAGACATATGCCTGGTATAACGCCACTTATCCAAGAAAACCTGCAACAGATTATGGGGCACACTTGACAGACCGCTGGCAAAATTACCAACACTACGTTCCAAATTCTGGTCAAACAACTACAAACAATGCCGTTAATGCTGTATCAGGAATCTTCATGGTCAATTCTGATGGCAAAGTTTTTGACGCTCAGTATAGAGCAGGATCAGAAGGGGATATTGGTACAGCTTGGGGTGGAGTGTTAAGTCAATGGGGTACACAATATATTGCACAAAATTACCCAGAGTATAACTACTACACTATATTAAGCTATTATTACAGTTTTTCTGATAAAAGTAGTGGATACATTCAAACTGGGAACTATTAA
- a CDS encoding NUDIX domain-containing protein, with protein MSSLNSEQFPALSTSIHWGIIEAEFRLDKVVDETLVSNISIIPFIGDQCVVFQLDNGDWELPGGTLEAGEPYMDGLKRELMEELGAVMRSYRIFGQFHCTSSALEPYRAHIPHPHFVRIIGYGDVELVADPLNPEDGEQVVAVEVVEIDEAIRRFQKQNRYDIAEMYQLAHMLREEAK; from the coding sequence ATGAGCAGCTTAAATTCAGAACAGTTCCCGGCACTGAGTACGTCGATTCATTGGGGGATTATTGAGGCGGAGTTCAGATTGGATAAGGTCGTGGATGAAACACTGGTGAGCAATATCAGCATCATTCCGTTTATTGGGGATCAATGTGTTGTTTTCCAACTGGATAATGGAGACTGGGAGCTGCCTGGAGGCACGCTTGAAGCAGGTGAGCCGTATATGGATGGGCTGAAGCGCGAACTGATGGAGGAACTTGGGGCAGTAATGCGCTCCTATCGGATTTTTGGTCAATTTCACTGTACATCCAGTGCGTTGGAACCGTATCGAGCGCATATCCCGCATCCCCATTTTGTACGAATCATCGGTTATGGAGACGTTGAGCTTGTTGCTGATCCGCTGAATCCAGAGGATGGTGAGCAGGTGGTTGCGGTTGAAGTGGTAGAGATCGACGAAGCGATTCGGAGATTCCAGAAGCAGAACAGATATGACATTGCGGAGATGTACCAACTGGCTCATATGCTGCGAGAAGAAGCTAAATAG
- a CDS encoding NUDIX domain-containing protein — MNGAEHAKQAVPFRCEGVAVVLLKKSHDQYRVLMLKRAGRMLHNEWCYVGGGIEKGEKAWEAALREVHEETGITKVRLYSANQFEQYYSPKEEYIYTAPVFVGYVDESQPVRLNHEHTEYQWMTFDEAKDNAALPGIDDILHFVEKHFAKKAPSKWLRIHGEND, encoded by the coding sequence ATGAATGGTGCGGAGCACGCGAAACAGGCAGTGCCCTTTCGTTGTGAAGGCGTGGCTGTAGTTCTGTTGAAGAAGAGCCACGATCAATACCGTGTACTGATGTTAAAGCGGGCGGGTCGGATGTTGCATAATGAATGGTGTTATGTTGGCGGCGGGATAGAGAAGGGCGAGAAGGCATGGGAAGCTGCACTGAGAGAAGTTCACGAGGAAACAGGCATTACGAAAGTCCGGTTGTATTCTGCCAATCAATTTGAACAATATTATTCACCCAAGGAGGAGTATATCTATACCGCGCCCGTTTTTGTAGGATACGTGGATGAAAGCCAGCCTGTCCGGTTAAATCATGAACATACCGAGTACCAATGGATGACGTTTGACGAAGCCAAAGACAATGCGGCATTGCCCGGAATTGATGACATTTTGCATTTTGTTGAAAAGCATTTTGCCAAGAAAGCCCCTTCCAAGTGGCTTCGAATTCATGGAGAGAATGATTAG
- a CDS encoding DUF4085 family protein produces MKYRTKEWYELCQRTGLHFGMRVHSGAYEFDENLFLRLYKRKEKAHVEQERELYNLDPRFMLEHDGQVMTRIEKAFSGEEITEEDQMVFRMPQEQRAHIEKLIAEYDVRSPFDEKKCKEAYKESMEWSFRYKAENLPQEIVEQIADIRVFTLGYCTREVMLQLKKQSAENRREMERVSNEYREAILAQDIPDEIHSRVQFHDCTVTELLSGEEVVIRFDTRGGFTNINKLTLVAPEILKQDGGIVGTYWLYQELYRIDNGYELHVLLDGENMPELIVRCADILVEEEYG; encoded by the coding sequence ATGAAATATCGAACGAAAGAATGGTATGAGCTGTGTCAGCGGACAGGACTTCATTTTGGGATGAGGGTACATAGCGGAGCGTATGAGTTCGATGAAAATCTATTTTTAAGGTTATATAAACGAAAGGAAAAAGCGCATGTGGAACAGGAGCGAGAGCTATATAACTTGGACCCGCGTTTCATGCTGGAGCATGATGGTCAGGTCATGACTCGTATAGAGAAAGCTTTTAGCGGGGAAGAGATAACGGAAGAGGATCAGATGGTATTTCGCATGCCGCAGGAACAAAGAGCGCATATCGAGAAACTCATTGCAGAATATGATGTACGCTCTCCTTTTGATGAGAAGAAGTGTAAGGAAGCGTACAAAGAATCAATGGAGTGGAGTTTTCGATATAAGGCAGAGAATTTGCCACAGGAAATCGTTGAGCAAATTGCGGATATCCGTGTATTTACGTTGGGTTATTGCACGAGAGAAGTTATGCTTCAGTTGAAGAAACAGAGTGCAGAAAATAGGAGAGAGATGGAACGCGTATCGAATGAATACAGGGAAGCCATTCTAGCGCAGGATATCCCCGATGAAATACATAGCCGGGTTCAATTCCATGATTGTACGGTAACAGAATTACTGAGTGGAGAGGAAGTGGTCATTCGTTTTGACACTCGTGGGGGCTTCACCAATATAAACAAACTTACGCTCGTTGCACCCGAAATCCTTAAGCAAGACGGTGGGATTGTCGGCACTTACTGGCTGTATCAAGAGTTGTACCGGATCGATAACGGATATGAGCTTCATGTTCTATTGGATGGAGAGAATATGCCTGAGCTAATTGTTCGTTGTGCTGACATTCTTGTGGAGGAAGAGTACGGCTGA
- a CDS encoding ABC transporter ATP-binding protein, protein MRNRLVLQGITQTFEDGGSKRTILDKLDLEVAEGELVAVMGPSGSGKSTFLSIAGALLEPTEGQVLLDGASIMGKSKQDISDMRLQQLGFIFQSANLIPYLKVEEQLMVVAKLAGTDKSKAEKRVDELLDTVGLTHRRKAYAEKLSGGERQRVAIARALMNDPAVLLADEPTASLDAERGLDIVGMIARLIKEQGKSAVMVTHDERILPLCSRVLFLEKGKLVQH, encoded by the coding sequence ATGAGAAACCGATTGGTATTGCAGGGAATTACACAGACTTTTGAAGATGGTGGCAGTAAACGCACGATTCTGGATAAGCTCGACCTTGAGGTAGCCGAAGGGGAACTTGTGGCTGTGATGGGGCCTTCCGGCTCGGGTAAAAGTACATTCTTGTCCATTGCTGGCGCGCTTCTCGAACCAACGGAAGGACAGGTTCTGCTGGATGGAGCCTCTATCATGGGCAAAAGCAAACAGGACATATCCGATATGCGACTACAGCAGCTTGGATTTATATTTCAAAGTGCCAATCTCATTCCTTATCTGAAAGTGGAAGAACAACTCATGGTCGTTGCAAAGCTCGCCGGAACGGATAAAAGCAAAGCGGAGAAACGAGTGGATGAGCTGCTGGATACGGTAGGTTTAACTCATCGGCGGAAGGCGTATGCGGAGAAGCTGTCTGGTGGGGAACGTCAGCGGGTCGCCATTGCACGGGCTTTGATGAACGATCCGGCTGTACTGCTCGCAGATGAACCGACTGCCAGCCTGGACGCGGAGCGTGGGCTGGATATTGTTGGCATGATTGCACGGCTCATAAAGGAGCAGGGCAAAAGTGCCGTGATGGTTACGCATGATGAGCGGATTTTGCCGCTCTGTAGCCGGGTTCTTTTTTTGGAGAAAGGAAAGCTGGTACAGCATTAG
- a CDS encoding ABC transporter permease: MYLAIREMRYAKGRYALIATIMVLVSFLVLFVTGLAQGLAYDNAASVKNMAATHFVLEQDSNHRFTRSQVDQDQLNQARSVVGQENAEPLGVKMTTVSPMGDTKKIDVTLFMVNPEGWLAPAVTEGISITDQTNGQVVVDHKLAESGVTIGTVLVDQASGMKWTVGGFVQNESFSHSPVVFLNEEEWLTLQGGTRTTQGSADTNANAPIYNAIAVKDAGEQVDELSAAMPDTEVITKSDAVSAIPGYKEEQGSLLMMIAFLYVISAFVLAVFFYVITIQKTSQFGILKAIGTRNGYLAGSVSLQVLVLSVGSLVISVLLVRLFESILPASMPFQLGLSTLALTCVLFILISVAGSLFSVWKVTKIDALDAIGRTAA; the protein is encoded by the coding sequence ATGTACTTGGCTATTCGGGAAATGAGGTATGCCAAAGGGCGATATGCCTTAATTGCTACAATCATGGTGCTGGTTTCATTTCTGGTACTGTTTGTTACAGGTCTTGCACAGGGGCTGGCGTATGACAACGCAGCTTCGGTCAAAAATATGGCAGCAACCCACTTTGTGCTGGAACAGGATTCGAATCATCGGTTTACCCGGTCACAAGTGGATCAGGATCAACTTAATCAAGCTCGCTCCGTGGTGGGGCAAGAGAATGCTGAGCCGCTCGGTGTGAAAATGACAACGGTCAGTCCAATGGGCGACACGAAAAAGATCGATGTCACGTTGTTCATGGTGAATCCGGAAGGCTGGCTTGCTCCAGCAGTTACCGAAGGAATTTCGATTACGGATCAGACCAACGGGCAGGTTGTGGTGGATCATAAGTTAGCTGAATCCGGTGTGACGATTGGCACCGTTCTGGTCGATCAAGCTTCGGGGATGAAGTGGACCGTTGGCGGATTTGTACAAAATGAGTCTTTCAGTCACTCTCCGGTCGTGTTCCTGAATGAAGAAGAATGGCTTACGCTTCAAGGAGGGACACGGACTACACAAGGTTCAGCCGACACCAATGCCAATGCTCCGATATACAATGCCATTGCGGTAAAGGACGCGGGTGAGCAGGTAGACGAACTAAGTGCTGCAATGCCTGATACGGAAGTCATCACGAAGTCGGATGCCGTATCGGCCATCCCTGGATATAAGGAAGAGCAGGGATCGTTGCTCATGATGATCGCTTTTCTATATGTTATCTCGGCGTTTGTGCTTGCAGTATTCTTCTATGTCATCACGATTCAGAAAACAAGTCAGTTCGGCATATTAAAAGCGATCGGAACGCGGAATGGTTATCTGGCGGGTAGTGTTTCATTACAAGTCTTGGTCCTGTCCGTTGGTAGTCTGGTAATCAGCGTGCTGTTAGTTCGACTGTTTGAGTCCATTTTGCCAGCATCCATGCCATTTCAATTAGGTTTATCTACCCTCGCCTTGACCTGTGTGTTATTCATTCTCATTTCTGTGGCGGGTTCGTTATTCTCGGTGTGGAAGGTTACCAAAATTGATGCGCTTGATGCGATTGGGAGGACTGCAGCATGA
- a CDS encoding HAD hydrolase-like protein has translation MGMYKLFLWTEMEPSVVQDIFGLDLSKCIVTGDVGDTDMLAAHAVGATKIMVRTGWGESSLTKFRDKWAETKPDYIAEDIWDAVQWIIHGKEFRE, from the coding sequence ATGGGAATGTACAAGCTGTTTTTATGGACAGAGATGGAACCATCGGTGGTACAGGACATTTTCGGTCTGGATTTATCCAAATGCATAGTTACTGGAGATGTGGGAGATACAGACATGCTTGCTGCCCATGCCGTAGGAGCGACTAAGATCATGGTGAGAACAGGCTGGGGAGAGTCTTCACTAACGAAATTCAGAGATAAATGGGCGGAGACCAAACCTGATTATATCGCAGAAGATATTTGGGATGCCGTACAATGGATCATTCATGGAAAGGAATTCAGAGAATAA
- a CDS encoding NAD(P)H oxidoreductase → MNVLVVVSHPRKDSLTFQVAERFAKGLSEAGHGYEILDLHGIGFDPILREMDEPDYTQENQVFSPEVVNEMERLKKHDAVAFVFPLWWWHLPAMLKGYVDRVMNNGFAYGKNKLPHQQILWISLSGVTEEQMHKRNYGESIANLLNVGIADYCGVSRSRVEFLYETLESKPDHYEALLNHAHNLGLNYANDPSTL, encoded by the coding sequence ATGAACGTACTCGTTGTAGTATCCCACCCGCGTAAAGATTCGTTGACCTTCCAGGTAGCTGAACGTTTTGCAAAAGGGCTTTCCGAGGCTGGTCACGGTTATGAAATATTGGATTTGCATGGAATTGGATTCGACCCGATTCTTCGTGAGATGGATGAACCAGACTATACCCAAGAGAATCAAGTGTTCTCACCTGAGGTTGTCAACGAGATGGAGCGTTTGAAGAAGCACGATGCTGTGGCTTTTGTGTTTCCCCTCTGGTGGTGGCATCTGCCAGCCATGTTGAAAGGTTATGTGGATCGTGTCATGAACAACGGGTTTGCATATGGAAAGAACAAACTTCCTCATCAGCAAATATTGTGGATCTCTCTTTCGGGTGTGACGGAAGAACAGATGCATAAGCGCAACTATGGTGAATCAATTGCCAATCTGCTCAATGTGGGTATTGCCGATTACTGCGGCGTGTCCCGATCTAGGGTTGAGTTTTTATATGAAACGTTGGAATCCAAGCCTGATCATTATGAGGCATTACTGAACCATGCACATAACCTGGGACTGAATTATGCCAACGATCCTTCGACGCTTTAA
- a CDS encoding FusB/FusC family EF-G-binding protein, whose translation MQAPFIHNHQFNYIHKQADFLLKTLRSVVDPKVLDTVRYTVSTNAVGIFNDLTPEQKQLLEQLSTYEKTHELQTYLNQLEAYLIPFPQVSAKQIQKLFPKVKKLKVPDLESIDYARTTYLRWNDIATDRLFIVYPHEGKFLGIEGRLTATNKKGYCMFCHRHQELGFFNVKTKSYTPDNISSVAQYVCRDNTACNHSITDTSMLEKFLLSTVK comes from the coding sequence ATGCAAGCACCATTTATTCACAATCATCAATTCAATTATATTCATAAACAAGCTGATTTCCTGCTGAAAACGCTGCGCTCGGTCGTGGACCCCAAGGTATTGGATACGGTCCGTTATACGGTCAGCACGAATGCCGTTGGCATCTTCAATGATCTGACCCCAGAACAAAAGCAACTGCTAGAGCAGTTATCCACGTATGAGAAGACACATGAGTTGCAGACCTATCTGAACCAGCTGGAAGCATATCTGATTCCATTTCCGCAAGTATCCGCGAAGCAGATTCAGAAGCTGTTTCCCAAGGTAAAGAAGCTCAAAGTACCGGATCTGGAATCCATCGATTACGCACGTACAACTTATCTGAGATGGAACGACATTGCTACCGATCGCTTGTTCATCGTGTACCCGCATGAGGGCAAATTCCTCGGTATTGAGGGACGGCTTACAGCCACGAACAAGAAAGGGTACTGCATGTTCTGTCATCGTCATCAGGAGCTCGGATTCTTTAACGTGAAGACCAAGAGCTATACGCCGGATAACATATCTTCTGTTGCCCAGTATGTATGCAGGGATAACACAGCTTGCAACCATAGCATAACCGATACTAGTATGTTGGAGAAGTTTCTTCTCTCGACCGTAAAATAA
- a CDS encoding HAMP domain-containing sensor histidine kinase → MRTLYVRVFLITVAVIVVSAMLGFLLSNIYYHAKLKDFNDEKLVGIAMQMKQFVEQQPGTMEQYLNNAADLGYEIYVTDGKGNDQFYGREFREKDLDKQAVDLVLNGEVYHGVAQFPSKPFITGFFDNQLSNTVGVHLQLGNTNYALFMRPDVILQFGELRIFFALIGAFTIGISILIFLISTRYLVNPIERLSEATKRIAQGKYNLKLPTSRRDEIGQLAQHFMTMSRELERVDQARQQFVSNVSHEIQSPLTSIQGFAQLVADRDVPEQEREHYASIIEEESRHLSLLSKQLLLLSSLEQGNEDLSKVKFSLRDQFRQAVQVLQWQLEEKELLLRMSVPESIQLVGNEVLLMQVWMNLLGNAVNHLPQGRSIEIHAEQMDNQCVIQIRDTGDGIAAEHLPFLFDRFYRVDRARERSSGRTGLGLAIVQKIIRIHDGTIEVASSPEGTVFTVTLPQM, encoded by the coding sequence GTGAGGACCTTGTATGTCCGGGTATTCCTTATTACGGTTGCAGTAATTGTGGTCAGCGCCATGCTCGGTTTCCTTTTATCGAATATCTATTATCATGCGAAGCTCAAGGACTTCAATGATGAGAAGCTGGTGGGCATTGCAATGCAGATGAAACAATTTGTGGAGCAGCAACCCGGGACCATGGAGCAGTATTTGAACAATGCCGCCGATCTTGGATACGAAATCTATGTGACGGATGGAAAAGGCAACGACCAATTCTACGGCCGCGAATTCCGTGAGAAGGACCTGGACAAGCAAGCGGTAGATCTGGTGCTGAATGGCGAGGTGTACCATGGTGTCGCGCAGTTTCCAAGTAAACCGTTCATTACCGGTTTCTTCGATAATCAATTAAGCAACACCGTGGGTGTTCATTTACAGTTGGGCAATACGAATTACGCTCTCTTTATGCGTCCGGACGTAATCCTGCAATTCGGTGAGCTGCGTATCTTTTTTGCACTGATTGGTGCATTTACCATAGGCATTAGTATTCTGATCTTTCTGATCAGTACCCGTTATCTGGTCAATCCGATTGAACGTCTGTCCGAGGCGACCAAGCGGATTGCACAAGGAAAGTATAATCTGAAATTGCCTACCTCAAGGCGTGACGAGATTGGACAATTGGCCCAGCATTTCATGACCATGAGTCGTGAATTGGAGAGAGTGGATCAGGCGCGGCAGCAGTTTGTATCCAACGTATCTCATGAGATTCAATCACCGCTGACCTCGATACAGGGTTTTGCCCAATTGGTGGCAGATCGAGATGTGCCTGAACAGGAACGGGAGCACTATGCGTCGATCATTGAGGAGGAGAGCCGTCATCTCTCCTTGCTGAGCAAGCAGCTGCTTCTCCTGTCCTCTCTTGAACAAGGAAACGAAGATCTGTCCAAAGTAAAGTTCTCTTTGCGAGACCAGTTCCGTCAAGCGGTTCAGGTGCTGCAATGGCAACTCGAAGAAAAAGAACTGCTGCTTCGGATGTCGGTACCCGAATCCATCCAGCTCGTCGGTAATGAAGTGCTGCTCATGCAGGTGTGGATGAATCTGCTGGGTAATGCAGTGAATCATCTGCCACAGGGAAGAAGCATTGAGATTCATGCCGAGCAGATGGATAACCAGTGTGTCATTCAGATTCGGGATACAGGGGACGGCATTGCAGCCGAGCATCTGCCTTTCCTGTTCGATCGATTCTATCGGGTGGACCGTGCGCGGGAACGTTCTTCCGGCCGAACCGGGCTTGGACTTGCCATTGTGCAGAAAATTATCCGAATTCATGACGGTACGATCGAGGTTGCCAGTTCGCCTGAGGGAACAGTCTTTACTGTGACACTCCCGCAGATGTAA